One region of Trichosurus vulpecula isolate mTriVul1 chromosome 1, mTriVul1.pri, whole genome shotgun sequence genomic DNA includes:
- the LOC118837456 gene encoding insulin-like growth factor-binding protein 3 receptor has translation MAADLAILIIVTLCSWNKTAPEKPPGPESHTVKLLTSLNLGDSIKKNRTQQLRATVCGHQLGQSSSAEELVLITALVPIEKTSGTCLVFNAAPKILPSSQPPTSCLEEEKGDTVNTHAVESSKPEEECYDIWSHEGLILTKLLTMEEHVLCGSRLLYFSCFLLFFCGFLCCFAAICSHPRWDTPWQRTHM, from the exons atggcggctg atttagctattctgatcattGTAACTCTGTGCTCTTGGAATAAGACTGCTCCAGAGAAACCACCTGGGCCTGAGTCTCATACTGTGAAACTGCTGACCAGTTTAAACTTAGGAGACAGCATCAAGAAAAACAGGACTCAACAACTACGGGCCACTGTCTGTGGTCACCAACTGGGACAAAGCTCTTCTGCAGAGGAGCTAGTATTGATCACAGCCCTGGTGCCAATAGAGAAAACCTCTGGGACTTGCCTGGTTTTCAATGCAGCCCCTAAAATCCTGCCCTCCAGCCAACCACCCACATCCTGcttagaggaagagaaaggagatacAGTGAACACACATGCTGTTGAGAGTTCCAAGCCAGAAGAAGAATGTTATGATATCTGGAGCCATGAGGGCCTTATTCTCACCAAACTACTTACTATGGAGGAACATGTTTTGTGTGGTTCCAGACTTCTCTACTTCAGctgctttctcctcttcttctgtgGCTTCCTATGCTGCTTTGCAGCAATCTGTAGCCATCCACGTTGGGACACACCTTGGCAGAGGACCCATATGTAA